One part of the [Pantoea] beijingensis genome encodes these proteins:
- the ybiB gene encoding DNA-binding protein YbiB, whose product MDYTKIIKEIGRGKNHARDVDIDTARMLYQQMLLGDVPDLELGGILVALRIKGEGEAEMLGFYQAMQQQMMRLTPPPSKLKPIVIPSYNGARKQANLTPLLALLLSALGFPVVVHGVSDDPTRITSETVFAALGIMPANDAQQAQQHLNAGRPVFISIETLCPPLAKQLSLRWRMGVRNSAHTLAKLATPFEEAAALRLSSVSHPEYVARVGAFFSAIGAPALLLNGTEGEVYANPQRCPAINLIPGNDVEPLVLLPRQEENTIDDALPVSKDADVTATWIQRVINKDIAVPQSLRLQVACCLVAAAEAANIEAGLAIIEQAGF is encoded by the coding sequence ATGGATTACACTAAAATTATTAAAGAGATTGGGCGTGGGAAAAATCACGCCAGAGACGTTGATATTGACACGGCACGTATGCTTTATCAGCAGATGTTACTGGGCGACGTCCCGGATCTTGAGCTCGGCGGTATCCTGGTTGCACTGCGTATTAAAGGTGAAGGCGAGGCTGAAATGCTCGGGTTTTATCAGGCGATGCAGCAGCAGATGATGCGCCTGACTCCGCCTCCTTCGAAGCTAAAGCCGATCGTTATTCCCAGCTACAATGGGGCGCGTAAGCAGGCGAACCTGACGCCATTGCTGGCGTTACTCTTATCGGCGCTGGGGTTTCCGGTTGTGGTACATGGCGTCAGCGACGATCCAACGCGTATAACCAGTGAGACGGTATTTGCCGCGTTGGGCATAATGCCTGCGAACGATGCCCAACAAGCTCAACAGCATCTCAATGCGGGCAGGCCAGTATTTATCTCGATAGAAACGCTCTGTCCGCCGCTGGCGAAGCAGCTCTCGCTGCGCTGGCGGATGGGCGTGCGGAATAGCGCGCATACCTTGGCCAAACTGGCCACACCGTTTGAAGAAGCGGCTGCGCTGCGTCTTTCCAGTGTCTCTCATCCGGAGTATGTGGCCCGCGTTGGCGCCTTTTTTAGCGCTATCGGGGCTCCTGCGCTGCTGCTGAATGGAACAGAAGGTGAGGTTTATGCCAATCCGCAGCGCTGTCCTGCGATAAATCTGATCCCTGGGAACGATGTGGAACCCCTGGTTTTACTGCCGCGCCAGGAAGAAAATACGATTGATGATGCATTGCCTGTATCGAAAGACGCAGATGTTACCGCCACCTGGATACAGCGTGTGATAAATAAAGACATTGCGGTGCCGCAATCATTGCGTCTGCAAGTGGCCTGCTGCCTGGTTGCAGCCGCAGAGGCTGCAAATATTGAGGCGGGACTGGCCATTATTGAACAGGCCGGATTCTGA
- the dinG gene encoding ATP-dependent DNA helicase DinG, with protein MLTSTIKAQIGQWYKALQQQVPDFIPRAPQRQMIAEVAKTLAGGDARHLAIEAPTGVGKTLAYLIPGIAISRAEEKPLVVSTANVALQDQIFSKDLPLLKKIIPDLKFTAAFGRGRYVCPRNLSALGTDPDRQGDLLLFLDDAFTASKDERAICVTLQKSLDRYQWDGLRDHSDEAIDDSLWQRLSTDKANCLGRNCHWFRECPFFVARREIENADVVVANHALVMAALETESVLPPPKNLLLVLDEGHHLPDVARDALEMSGEITPGWTSIQLDLFVRLVEQCMAQFRPKSPPSLANVDRLKGHCEELREQLQLLSQIFAHYLPHDNRAGEFRFEMGVLPEEVLTICARLFKLSDALRGLAEALLNDLSEKTGQYDVVRLHRTLLQMNRAFGWFESVTKLWRLAAMEKASGAPVSKWVTRELRDGNVHLSLHCAGIRVSDQLEKLLWRKVPHVVVTSATLRSLNSFNRLQEMSGLNEKIGDRFVALDSPFNHQEQGKLIIPQMRYEPMMANEAAHLAEMAHFFRQQIAGDTHKGILVLFASGRAMQQFLTHVTDLRLSMLVQGDKPRSRLVELHRKRVQQGQTSILVGLQSFAEGLDLKGDLLSQVHIHKIAFPPVDSPVILTEGEWLKSLNRYPFEVQSLPSASFNLIQQVGRLIRSHECFGEIVIYDRRLISKGYGPRLLAALPVFPIEQPPMPEGKPPQVNHDSGVKKPTRRR; from the coding sequence ATGCTAACCTCCACAATTAAAGCGCAAATTGGTCAGTGGTATAAAGCACTGCAGCAGCAGGTCCCTGATTTTATCCCCCGAGCTCCCCAGCGTCAGATGATTGCTGAAGTCGCAAAAACGCTGGCCGGAGGCGATGCACGACATCTGGCCATTGAGGCTCCTACTGGCGTAGGAAAAACATTGGCATATCTGATTCCCGGTATTGCTATTAGTCGTGCAGAGGAAAAGCCGCTGGTGGTGAGTACGGCTAATGTTGCTCTTCAGGATCAAATATTTAGTAAAGATTTGCCGCTGTTAAAGAAAATTATTCCCGATCTAAAATTTACCGCCGCATTTGGGCGTGGGCGCTATGTCTGCCCGCGCAATCTCTCCGCATTGGGCACCGATCCGGATCGGCAAGGAGATTTGCTGCTGTTCCTCGATGATGCATTCACTGCCAGCAAAGACGAACGCGCTATTTGCGTTACGCTGCAAAAATCACTCGATCGCTATCAATGGGATGGTCTGCGTGACCACAGTGATGAAGCGATAGACGATTCGCTCTGGCAGCGTTTAAGCACTGACAAAGCCAACTGCCTGGGGCGTAATTGCCACTGGTTTCGGGAATGCCCTTTCTTTGTGGCCCGACGGGAGATTGAAAACGCCGATGTGGTGGTTGCCAACCATGCGCTGGTGATGGCGGCGCTGGAGACAGAATCGGTATTACCTCCGCCTAAAAATCTGTTACTGGTACTGGATGAAGGACACCACCTGCCTGATGTAGCCCGCGATGCGTTGGAGATGAGCGGCGAGATCACGCCGGGCTGGACCAGCATTCAGCTTGACCTCTTTGTGCGGCTGGTGGAACAGTGCATGGCGCAATTTCGCCCCAAATCACCGCCATCGCTGGCGAATGTTGACAGGCTAAAAGGCCATTGTGAAGAGCTGCGTGAGCAGCTACAGCTGTTATCACAGATTTTTGCCCACTATTTGCCGCACGATAACCGTGCGGGGGAATTCCGGTTTGAAATGGGGGTATTGCCGGAAGAGGTACTGACGATTTGTGCGCGGTTATTTAAGCTAAGCGATGCATTGCGCGGGCTTGCGGAAGCGCTACTTAACGATCTCAGTGAGAAGACAGGCCAGTATGATGTGGTACGCCTGCATCGCACGCTGTTGCAAATGAACCGCGCTTTTGGCTGGTTTGAGTCTGTAACCAAATTATGGCGCCTGGCCGCCATGGAAAAGGCCTCAGGTGCGCCTGTTTCCAAGTGGGTGACGCGCGAGTTACGCGACGGCAATGTGCATCTTTCGCTGCACTGCGCGGGTATTCGCGTGAGCGATCAGTTGGAAAAACTGCTGTGGCGCAAGGTGCCACATGTGGTAGTGACCTCAGCAACCTTACGCTCACTGAATAGTTTTAACCGCCTGCAGGAGATGTCGGGCCTTAATGAAAAAATCGGCGATCGTTTTGTTGCGCTGGACTCTCCCTTTAACCATCAGGAACAGGGTAAGCTGATCATCCCGCAAATGCGCTACGAGCCTATGATGGCGAACGAAGCGGCGCATCTGGCGGAGATGGCGCATTTTTTCCGTCAGCAAATTGCTGGTGATACGCACAAAGGTATTCTGGTGCTGTTTGCCAGCGGTCGGGCAATGCAGCAATTCCTTACGCACGTGACGGATTTACGTCTGTCTATGCTGGTACAGGGGGATAAGCCGCGATCCCGGCTGGTAGAGTTGCACCGTAAACGTGTTCAGCAAGGGCAGACCAGCATTCTGGTTGGGTTACAATCCTTTGCCGAAGGATTAGATCTGAAAGGCGATCTTCTGTCTCAGGTGCATATCCATAAAATCGCTTTCCCACCGGTGGACAGTCCGGTAATTTTGACGGAAGGCGAATGGTTGAAAAGTCTGAACCGCTATCCGTTCGAGGTGCAAAGTTTACCCAGCGCTTCGTTTAATCTCATTCAGCAGGTGGGACGGTTGATCCGAAGTCACGAATGTTTTGGTGAAATCGTGATTTACGATCGTCGTCTTATCAGCAAAGGTTATGGGCCACGCCTGTTGGCCGCATTACCGGTATTTCCCATTGAACAGCCTCCGATGCCGGAGGGAAAACCGCCGCAGGTGAACCACGATAGCGGCGTGAAAAAGCCAACGCGGCGACGTTAG
- a CDS encoding GNAT family N-acetyltransferase has product MIEYQRLNHEQAQREQASLCQVLANCVAEGASVGFTDAADLASMRRFWQGVIADIASGEKQLLVARKQGKIIGTVTVAIGMMPNGTHRAEIAKLLVNPDIRRQGVAYQLMKKAEIIALEAGKTLLVLDTRSGDIAEKLYVSLGWIVAGQIPGYARSTEGVLDATTIMYKWIK; this is encoded by the coding sequence ATGATTGAATACCAACGATTAAACCATGAGCAAGCTCAGCGGGAGCAAGCATCACTGTGTCAGGTTTTAGCTAACTGCGTTGCAGAAGGTGCCAGCGTAGGTTTTACTGATGCGGCTGATTTGGCCTCTATGAGGCGTTTTTGGCAGGGAGTGATCGCCGATATCGCCAGTGGCGAAAAACAACTTCTGGTTGCGCGAAAGCAGGGGAAAATTATTGGCACGGTCACTGTTGCGATCGGGATGATGCCGAATGGTACGCATCGTGCTGAAATTGCAAAACTGCTGGTTAACCCAGATATCCGACGTCAAGGCGTTGCATATCAGTTAATGAAAAAAGCTGAAATAATCGCCCTTGAAGCAGGTAAAACCTTGCTGGTGTTAGATACGCGCAGCGGCGATATCGCTGAAAAATTATATGTATCGCTCGGCTGGATAGTGGCAGGGCAGATCCCGGGTTACGCACGTTCAACAGAGGGCGTGCTTGATGCGACAACGATTATGTATAAATGGATAAAATAA
- a CDS encoding helix-turn-helix domain-containing protein — protein sequence MAQLTETEQRLALRLSELRVAQGWSLETLSTIAGISRASLSRIERAETSPTASLLNKLCAAYGLTMSRLLSEVEDDAPHHLPPAQQPVWIDINTGFERRGLSPPAAAFRAEIVEGRLRAGARIEYDVPSVAGLEQHIWLLEGELEITMNDRHWRLAVGDCLRFHLYGQSCFYAPNAAARYVLVVCR from the coding sequence ATGGCGCAACTCACTGAGACTGAACAGCGGCTGGCATTACGTTTATCAGAGTTGAGAGTGGCGCAGGGTTGGTCACTTGAAACACTATCGACGATCGCCGGTATTAGCCGTGCTTCGCTGTCGCGTATTGAACGCGCCGAAACCAGTCCTACAGCGTCATTGCTCAATAAACTTTGTGCCGCCTACGGGTTGACAATGTCCCGTTTGCTGAGTGAGGTTGAAGACGATGCGCCACACCATTTACCACCGGCTCAGCAGCCGGTTTGGATTGACATTAACACGGGTTTTGAACGTCGCGGACTCTCCCCGCCAGCCGCAGCGTTTCGTGCAGAAATTGTAGAAGGCCGCTTACGTGCGGGCGCGCGTATTGAGTACGATGTACCCTCTGTGGCTGGGCTTGAGCAGCATATCTGGCTGCTTGAAGGCGAGTTGGAGATTACCATGAATGATCGACACTGGCGGCTGGCGGTCGGGGATTGCCTGCGTTTTCACCTTTATGGACAGTCTTGTTTCTATGCACCGAACGCGGCTGCACGTTATGTCTTGGTGGTATGCCGATGA